Part of the Vigna unguiculata cultivar IT97K-499-35 chromosome 3, ASM411807v1, whole genome shotgun sequence genome, CTCCTTGGTAGCACCTGTTTCAGTTGATGTCAGTTTCTGTGTTtatgttttaattcatttatttattttttgggtGAAACTGTTTGGCCTAGTAACTGTGTTGTTGACAGTTTGAGTGGTGCATGGTTGGTTGGTTGATAAGAACATGATGCTAATCAATTTTGTTAGGCAGGTTCATACAGACATATGGTACACACATAATAGTGGGTATGGCTGTAGGAGGTCAAGATGTAATTTGTGTCAAACAAAAGCATTCATCAAAAATTCCTCCTGGTGATCTAAGGAGACATTTAGAGGATCTTGGAGATTTTCTTTTCTCAGATGTGAGAAGCCCTTCTTTACTACAGGGGAAGACGGCAGATGGAAAACAGAAGGTAAAGTGATATATTTTCTGTAACTTTTAACATATTTGTTACTTTTCCGTTGATGCATTCTCTCTATTCGTGTAGGTCCCTGAGGTCTTTAACCGTGTGATGCAATCAAACACAATGCAGTTCACTAGTATTTCAGAAACATCAAGCAAGGATGTAAGCCACGAaagagaaataattataatttgaaataaaaagatGTTCTAGGGTTGTGACTAAATTGCTTTATCCTTGTGCAGGGACTCACTATTATTTGTTCAAAAAGGGGAGGAGATATGTTCAAACACAGTCACTCAAATTGGCTTCAGACAGTGCCTTCTAACCCTGACGCAATCCTCTTCAAGTTTGTTCCTATTTCCTCACTTCTGACAGGAATTCCGGGAAGTGGATATCTTAGTCATGCAATCAATCTGTATCTACGCTGTATGTTCTAATCTGATTTAACATTGTTTCCGTAATCTACTGCATATCTAAATACATTTTCCGCCTAAATACTATTGATATACTTTTACTCTTTGCAGACAAGCCTTCTCTTGATGATTTACAATACTTTTTGGAGTTTCAAATTCCGAGGCAATGGGCACCCATGTTTTGTGAGCTGCCACTCAGACATCAGCGGAGAAAGACTGCTTCCCCTTCACTGCAATTTAGTTTCCTGGGTCCGAAGCTTCATATCATCTCTACACAGGTACTCTAACTCCCGTGTTTGAGCAGGAGAAAATATTGTGCATGTTAGACTTTACTCCTACCTTTGAGGTTAATATTCTTATAGAAGGCTTATACTTAATTAGTGTCAGGACTTTCTCCTTTCACTTCTGGCTTGTGACAAATTTAGCTGGGATGTAAAAAAATTGGATATTCTTTAACCAGCTTTTGTTTTCAACCttcctaattcttttattgGATACGTTAGCTGTTGGTATGTTACCCTTCTTGAGTTTTCTTGTACACCTTATTTCATGTGTATTGTTACGGAATTGGACTTGTACGAGTCTGAATGAAATGATATTAAATAGGATCAGGATGTAAATCTCGTTAAGAAATCTTTTGATGATTCCCAAGATTCAGAGGCCAAACAAAGCATATGGGATGAAAGAGGTTATATCTTAAAGTACATTTGAAAACTACTAGTTCATGCCCAAGTCCCGTGACAGACACTAGAAAGTATTGGAAACATATCTAGAAAGACATTCCAAGATGATCTATGTATATATATCTTACGTATTTGTATTGAGAAATACGGAGGAAAACTATTGAACATGCTCACCATTTAGGTTCTGCTGTTATGCTATacatacatttttattactttttcatGCTAGTTAGTAAACTGTAGGTTAGGGTAAACAAGCATTTAAGAGGATGCACAGTGGTGAAGTTGTTAGACCAAATAATTTCCCTCTTGTGAACTGACTATTCTCAAAGCTTAAGGACAAAAGCacaattaacaataaattttctCGTTTGGTTATAGAGGAAATGAAGAGATAAAAGACAGAAGAATAGATATCAAGGATGTGTTTGGTAGAAGAAAAAGTTGGAGAATGGAAGTATGCACAATTTGATTATGCTTATTAGTTAACAATGATTGATTATGTTTCAGTCATGACGAACTCAAATACCGTTAGTGGAGGAGCTGTAGTTGTGTCCTAGATGACCGTTTGTAGTCTGTGTCCTAGATGACCGCTAATGCATGTAGCTGATCTCCATAAGTGCCAAAAGGCTTGTCTTTGTGTATATGCTTCTTTCGgatttcaagattttttttttaagtataaatgTTAGGTAATTAGTTTTAAATCACTTCAAGCTTTACCGATGGATGATATTTGCACTGTATTTCGTCTGATTAACTggtaaaatttgatttttccatCAACATTTATCTTTCCAAAGAAGTGGCCAAGGTAGTCAAAGGCAAAAGATTAAGTATGTGTTTGATAATGCTTTTTAGGAGAAATAGCTGCTTATATTTCCAAAGCTCTCTAGGaaagttagcaaaaataaatttgCTAAACCAGACCTACATTAAGATGTTCAATTCACAGAAGTCCAAGCTGCTTCCTTTGAAGAATCTCAAAGACCACCTACTAGTTGATTCTTACATGCTATTTAACCCTTTAGCATCGGAGTTTTAACCAGAATGTCTGGTCTTCTTTCTTTTGTGATGTCAACATAGCTTGCATGCTTCTGACTACAGTGGAAGTGGATGATTTATACATTTTAGAGGATCACGTGAATGGTCACCTCTGATAATTTTGGAAGCTCAGAAATGCGCTCAGTTCAACAATGTCATAATATTTGAGCAATGTCATGCAAGCTCCTGGCCACCTCCTGAGTTATTCTTTCTGTTATCTTCATGATATGTGCTGCACATATTTGCAGGGATTTTTCcatgttttattttctcatctCACCTGTTTCTGGAAACTAGTCAATCCTTTATTCTTATGGTGCGGAGCATATTCTCTTGTTAATTGTGGTCTTGTATACAAAATTTCAGGTGGTAAGTGAACAAAAACCTGTGGTTGGTATGCGCTTGTACTTGGAGGGAAGGAAATGTGATAGACTTGCTTTGCATATACATCATCTTTCTAGCCTTCCAAATAAAATGGTCCTCTCTTCAAGAACGTCAAACTCAAGCATGCCGTCTATGTGGCGAGGATCTGACGATAACGATTCGAGTGATCAATTTCTGGAACGAGTAAGATGGAAGAGATTCTCAAATGTGTGCACAGCAGTGGTTAAACATGACCCTAACTGGTTGAACAGTTCTGGAGGTGTTTATATTGTTACAGGTGCACAGCTCCTTAGCAAAGGAAGTTGGCCAAGGAATGTGCTTCACCTGCGTCTTCTGTTCACTCATATACCGAATTGCAGTATCCGGAAGTTAGAGTGGTCTGCTGCTCCAGAGGCTTCAAGAAAAACATCTTTTCTGACAAATTTGAGCACAACATTTTCATTCACACAGCATGGCAACACTGGTCCTCCAAAGCAGGCTCCAACTGCACTGAATTCTGGTGTTTATCCAGATGGTCCACCTGTGCCAGTTCGCTCTGGTAAACTTCTTAAATACGTGGAGACAGCTGAGGTGGTGCGAGGTCCACATGATGCTCCTGGCCATTGGTTGGTAACTGCTGCTAAGCTTGTCACTGATGGTGGTAAGATTGGATTACAGGTGAAGTTTGCATTGCTAGATTATTGGTGATTCCATGTGTTGCTTGAAATGGTTTTGAAACTACACATCACTTGTATATATTCATTCTAAAGGCTCTGTACAGTACAGTATACAAAATCAGTGGCTGTTGACAATTGGCaatacaaaattcaaatttcgCTACTCCGCGACTTCTGCATACATATTAGTGTTGTGGTTTAACTTACAAGGCCAAAATGATAAATACAAAGTAAACCAGATATGTTGCAAAACAATCTGGGTCTGACAGCCTTCAGAGTTTTTTTTAATGGAAGATGGTTGAAACtcgttttaattttatgtttctattgATAAACAACTATTTTAACTGGAGACTGCAAATCTTTTGTAGCAACATACTAATATGTTAAGAAATgaaagaatatttatttaaccttGGCTGTTGAACTATACATATCAAGATGATTTTGGGTCTAATTTGACGAAAAGTTTCTCTAAGCTCTTctaataagtaaaaaattaaggaaaattaaataaaataggcTCTTGTACATTTTCAAACTCTATTTTCTTCCTTATTCATGATCTTTTAAAGCTTTCATCTTTCATATGATAGTATATGTTAACAAATGATGAGAGGAGTTATTGAACATAGTGATGGCTATGGTAAAAATTAGCTTCTCTTGTGTTCTCAATTGTCAGTGCAGCAATATTTCTCTATCTGAGCAGTAATTTAATTAGTGTAATTGTGCGTGCATTCTGTGTGTTGCACTGTACGAAAGGAAACAGATATCTAACTCGGGTTTACTCCATAAAATGATATCAAAACAACTTACTTTGATATTTGCGACCTTAAACAATGCATTAGCAatcattttaatgaaaaaaaaggagGTAGTTGTTGATACAGTGGAAAGATGGTAAAGGTGACCATATCAAATACATGCTGGCCTGGGAATTCAACCTTGATTGGAGGTTCTTCCTAATGTGTAGCTTTCTCGTAATTCTCTGGGTATgcaatgttatattttttcaagtgATATAACCTATGGTACCCATACATAATTAATTGAACagtgatcaaatttaattttggcAGAAAATTATGTCTTAAAAGCGCCTTAAGAGGTTAAAGAAAGAAGTATTTAAATGGTAATTGGTTTTAGATAGTAACTGATCATAACGATGGTATCTCAAACATATATGTACATTTATCTGGGTCGGAAGCAAGGTTCCAATAACAAACTCTGGTCTTTCGAGGAATAAACTCTCGTTTTCTTAGTACTCAATTAGAAGAATGGAGAGGTggttttaaattgttttctttaatcCTTAACTCAACGACTTTTGTTAGACTTTTGTTAGGGTTGAGGACACAGCGGTCCTTCATTATGACATAGAAAAGTCAGAactcttataaatttttagttttttatgtatatttttatattttaaaattatatttatatttatattaagtttaagaaaatttctaataatttatttatatatctttattgtttaaaaataaaaattaatttgatggatATTGGTTAATAAAAGTGATTAGTGTTCCATCTCTCTCAATAAGTCATCAAGAAAGTATTAAAGTAGAAAGAAGAGTAAGGAGATAAATCGAGAAAGGAGATGGAAGAATAGAAGAATAGAGAGATTGAAGGATGCATTATCACAATGTCTCtcatcatttaatattatttcttatcaTTCAAGATTAGTattctattatgatttatatatcttaaatttatgattctcctgTTTACTATGTTTCTTCCAATTTAAGTTGTACCCAAATTAATATCAACCCTACTTATGATTTTAGAAATTCTTTTATCAAATTGGCATgaaccttaattatatttttacccaAATTAGTACAACccttaaattatgaaatttgaagatttttgttttattctacTGCATATGGTAAAATTTATGGATATATGTTAGGTTGCATTACAAATTTCACTGCACAAACTTGAATTAGAATAGAAATTAGAATATCTCTGTTGCGTGAATTCaatgaattataaatattagaaattgaGAAGTGCACACATGAATCACTCTATGAAAATGGTTTAAGTagagaaaatgaaattttttttatttaactagaaaaaataattcatatgtaaaaaaattaaatttgacacccctaaaatttttattgaaGTTTCACCACTGaggaatgaatatatatatatatatatatatatatatatatatatatatatatatatatatatatatatatatattttttaactcacCATTctaatcaccattagatcatcacatcacatcattaaaaaaaatcaaaatagattatctaatgatgattaaagtggtgggttaaaagtAAGTCAAAAGAAGtagatcaaaatattattattctatgtTAGAATTGTACTTGGTTTTGACTCCTAAATGATGTTATGTgtttgattatgtgttgaaaaATTCATTTCAGCTTAATCAATTATTTGACACAGAAGTAATAATTAGTTGTCTCTCATTAAACGTGAATTTTATATCCTTGATTTTGGAAATTAAACACAAGAAAAACCTAATTATTGTTTGCGACAAAGAATTGATTAAGCTAAATCAATTCTCCATTAACCAAAACACATGACACCATTTTGAAGTCAAAAccaaatacaattttaatatactttCATTCCTCAAcccttcaaatatcttttaaagacaaaaccaTTCAaacatagtattttttttttttactcaaattATATAGTCTCTTCGTTATAAATAGGATCAATATAGGGACTCTAACCCTATGCGTGAGACTCTAAGCTACTAATAGATGCCTGAAAAggggaaaaaaaaatactatctCTATCTTTTTAGTTTCCTTTATTGATTAGTAGCCAACTATAATTCCTCATATGTTGtgataattataattgtaattatGGAACTTCACTTGGAAAGAAAGGAATCTTGATGGGATGTCCACTGATTGCGTTGCGTCTGAACTATAATGAACCAAATTAACTGAAAAAGCTAATAAGAGAAACAGCGGTCCTCTTTGTTTGAACAACTTTCCAAATTGCAGGACCCAATTGACAAACAAAATGGTCAAAGccatatcttttattttcaaaacatcttTCGCAAAAAGCGGCTAATTTTACCACATTCACCATTGACCAAAATGTTCTATACCATATAGCGAGAAACAAGTGGAGAcggaataatgataaaaaaaaaaaaaggaaaggtGGCTGTTCATACTTAGAAAGTTCAATCAAAGTAttctgaaaaaaagaaaattgaatataaCAACCTATGAATAAACATCACTTTAGAAAGAAAAGTATCCTGTTTACCATTATTAAATCAAGATTCGAGCTTCCAAACGTTTTATACTCACCATTCCTTTGTGTCTAAATTAGCTTCTGTAAGATTACAATAACTTATACCGTTGACACTATAATCTTAGATAACTAAGCAATATTAATGATATTGAATTCAAATTTTAGTACACATATGacttatattttcaataaaaaaatacttatggttcagaaaaaaaaaacgaagagATTATGAACACATTGTGCAACACATCACTAAAGTGTTATTGGatgattctttttttgaaaaaaaaaagttttataggaaatttaaaatattttatagtaaatatttttGGAGTAGAGAATTTTagaactttttaaaaataatttgattacttgtaattaaaaaacttaaaattttatctaaaagagtaaaagtttaaaattttttacactctTCGATCACAACTATGTTTATTTTCTCCACATTTTCTCTTGGACTCAGGTGCGATGTCAACTTGGTTTTGATTTAGACATTGTCAATTCAGTTAAAATCGAAGCGTTGTCGACTCAACATTGTTTTTCAACTAATATTAGTTGGAGTTTCTTTTAGCCTGAAGTTGatcatgattattttttaaccgATATTACTGagtatttgtttttaatgtaatgtatgttattattactttttaacttattttagtCATAGGTTTTTGTCAACATTAGTAGTTTTCAACTTATGTtaaacatacttttttttttgttagaccTATTTTTTTGACGAATGTCAAACaaagttcttttttttaatcaatgtaGGTCAAGTTTATTTTTCGATGTTGGTCAATGTTGGTAGTTATAGTTTTCTTGGTCTATGTTGGTAAAACTATTTTTTCGATGGATGTTATGTACATTTTTTTCAGTTCACATATTTCTTGATTAATATTTGGTTGATATTTGTGTggatattttttcaatttacatAACCATGTTAAGTTTTGTCCAAAAGTTTATTAGTATTTCTTTCTAAtgttaaagtgaaaaaaattgacTAACCTTATCCTTGTTTTTGTCTATGTTGGTCACTATTTTTTCTAGTTGGCATCGGTTGAAAAGTTAGTAAGAGAAACCTTAATTAACGaagttgaaaaaataattttgattgatGACAGTTAAAATGCATATAGTTGACatcaattgaaaataatattgcTTGATATCAATCGGAAAAAAAATCCTAGTCGACATTAGCTGAAAACATTATATGAacttcgaaaaaaaaaacaatctatAGACTATAACATtgacttatatttttttgaattattaaatatttttaatatcaaaaaaGCTTTTGTATCCCTTGGAAACTTtacctaaaaataattgaaattaaatactttatccaaaataaatttaaaaaataaaataatttgaaaagaaagaaatttgatgtattttactttcttgaaaaattgtaaaattgtgtATCGATCCaatacttttcttttaattgtatGATGAAAAACAAAGCATACATTTATACTTCATACTGTTAGGTGTAGTTAGTTGTTTGTTTACAAGTATAACTgataattgtaataaaaaaaaattgttacgtttgttttgtttttaatgaacCAATATTATTGACCAAAGAAACCATAGAGGAACCATACAGAATAAAAGtgtaaaatgaaaacaaatggATAAGATAAAGGGAAAGACACAACGTTTGAAGAATCATCGGATAAACACATTGTTGATTCGTTATATGAGAAGCACTTCAAGATAAGAACTTAAGAGTACCAAATTCTTAAGACACTTAATCttatacaaaaaattcaagTAATGTCATATTTCAAGTATGTAAAATACAATGAACATTccatttatttgattaaaaggtGTATCAAGAAGCTAAGCAAAGGTATGTACGAAAAGTTAAACAACTAGGGTTCTGACATGCATTTGGCTGAAAATTTAAGTGCATGAATGAGATGAAGTTGCAAACCATTTTTGTTTACGGAATCATGAGGTGGTTGGGTGCATAACTTAACTCTAAGGTAGTTTGTAACTTAATTGTATTGTGTTAATAACAAGATGTGACTCAACTTTGCTCACATTAGATAGTTTAACAAGTTTAAATGAATTATCGTATTGTGAGGTGTTGTTGagtatgattaaaaattatgtatcTTGTAACGTTTTATATTACCTATGATAAGCAAAGGTGTTaatgttagtgactatataatggatTCTAAGTCCATGATGTTTCTTGCTCCAAATCGACATTTGAGTTAGTGCTTGACTTTTCTTATATACTCTTATAGTAGAGTGTTGTGAGGTGTTGTtaaattcttgttttggagagtGTGGGTGTACTTCTGATCAAAGAAATTGGA contains:
- the LOC114177903 gene encoding MACPF domain-containing protein At1g14780-like; translation: MAGENSVEMVALECLGKGFDMASDFRLRFAKGIRGERLVVLDEHNKRDILIPGTGGVTIKAVSENIRCDKGDRIRFKSDVLEFNQMSELLNQKSAVQGKVPSGYFNALFDLTGDWFRDAADIKYLAFDGYFISLYYLHLTASPLILQEEVKKSVPAQWDPASLSRFIQTYGTHIIVGMAVGGQDVICVKQKHSSKIPPGDLRRHLEDLGDFLFSDVRSPSLLQGKTADGKQKVPEVFNRVMQSNTMQFTSISETSSKDGLTIICSKRGGDMFKHSHSNWLQTVPSNPDAILFKFVPISSLLTGIPGSGYLSHAINLYLRYKPSLDDLQYFLEFQIPRQWAPMFCELPLRHQRRKTASPSLQFSFLGPKLHIISTQVVSEQKPVVGMRLYLEGRKCDRLALHIHHLSSLPNKMVLSSRTSNSSMPSMWRGSDDNDSSDQFLERVRWKRFSNVCTAVVKHDPNWLNSSGGVYIVTGAQLLSKGSWPRNVLHLRLLFTHIPNCSIRKLEWSAAPEASRKTSFLTNLSTTFSFTQHGNTGPPKQAPTALNSGVYPDGPPVPVRSGKLLKYVETAEVVRGPHDAPGHWLVTAAKLVTDGGKIGLQVKFALLDYW